TGCGGAAGGTTTTTTGGCCCGGGCGTTTCAGCACGAAGTTGATCATCTAAACGGCATCCTGTTTACCGATTTGGCGGACAACATATACAAATCCGAGGAACGGAAAAAAAGCGATCCGGAAAAATAACCGGATTGTATCGAAAATACTGGAGTTGATCGTTTGAAAATCGTATTTATGGGCACGCCGGATTTTGCCGTACCTTGTTTGCGCGTGCTAATTGCTTCAAACCATCAGGTGATCGCCGTCGTGACGCAGCCGGATAGGGAAAAAGGACGCAAACGCATCGTAACGCCGCCTCCCGTAAAGGTCGAGGCTATTGCGCACGGCATTCCCGTCCTGCAGCCCGCTAAGCTGCGCGCGCCGGAAGCGGTGAACGAGATCGCGCAACTCAAGCCTGATTTGATTGTCACCGCCGCCTATGGACAGATATTGCCGAAGCGCATTTTGGAATTGCCGGCCTACGGCTGCATCAATGTGCATGCTTCGCTGTTGCCGAAATATCGGGGCGGAGCGCCGATCCATCATGCGGTCATGAACGGGGAAACATTAACCGGCGTAACCATTATGTATATGGCGGAGGGGCTTGATACCGGCGATATGATCAGCCAAATTGCCGTGCCGATCGATATCGCGGATACGACCGGAACGCTGCATGACAAGCTGTCTCACGCGGGAGCCAGGCTTTTGGAAAAGACGCTGCCGGACGTGTTCGCGAATTCGGTTATGCGCGTTCCGCAAAAGGACAGCGAAGCAACGTATGCGCCCAATATCCGCCGGGAAGACGAATGGATCGATTGGCACAAACCGGATCGGCACATCTACAATCAGGTCAGAGGGTTGAACCCGTGGCCGGTGGCGTACACGACGCTGCAAGGCGCAATTATGAAAGTGTGGAAATGCCGCATTGATCAGACGCCAAATCAGCGTAACGATGCCCTCCCGGGAACGGTGCTTGCCGTTACGCGCGAAGGAATTGTCGTGGCCTGCGGCGAGGGATGCGTCGTATTGACGGAAATCCAGCCTGCGGGAAAAAAGATCATGCCGGCGGCCGAATTTTGCCGCGGCGCGCACATTCATGCAGGGATGCGGTTGGGAGTGGAGCGATTGTGACCAACCGACATCCGTCATCCGCTCGCGAGGTTGCGTTGCAGGTGCTGGTCAAGGTGGACCGGGACCTTGCTTACAGCAACCTTTTATTGCATCAGGCGATTGCAGGGCAAAACCTCGCGCGCATCGACGCGGCGCTTGTGACCGAGCTTGTGTACGGCACGATCCAGCGGCAGAATACGCTTGATTTTTATCTGTCCCGTTTTTTGCGCCAAGGGGCGGATAAATTGGAATTGTGGGTGCGCGTCTTGCTGCGGTTAAGTTTGTTCCAAATTCTGTATCTGGATCGCATTCCGCCTCATGCGGCGGTCAATGAAGCGGTGAATATCGCCAAAAGTAGAGGGCATAGGGGCGTAGCGGGGCTTGTCAACGGCGTGCTGCGTTCGCTGCTGCGGGAAAAATCTTCGTTGCGGATTCCGCAAAACCTTCCTGCGGATGAGCGGTTGTCGCTTATTCATTCCCATCCGTTATGGCTAATCCGCCGCTGGATCGCCCAATACGGAATGGCGCGGACGGAAGCGATTTGCGCGGCAAACAATGTGCCGCCGCGGACAAGCTTGCGGGCCAATGCGCTGCAAATTAAGCGGGAAAAGTTGCGCGAGAAACTTACGGCGGCAGGCTACGCCGCCGTTTTATCGGAAGTGTCGCCGGACGGGATCGTTGTTTCCGGCGGGGGGAATCCGGCGCAAACGGAGTTGTTTCGGCAAGGTTACTTTTCGATTCAGGATGAAAGTTCCATGCTGGTGGCGCGCGCTGTCGACCCGCAACCGGGCATGACGGTGCTGGATTGCTGCGCCGCTCCCGGCGGCAAAACGACCCATCTTGCCGAACGGATGCGCAATGTCGGAACAATCTGGGCGAACGATTTGCACATACATAAAAAGCAATTGATCGAAGCGCAGGCCGATCGCTTGCGTTTATCCATCATACGCGCCACGGTAGGGGATGCCGCGCGTTTGGGCGAACGGTTTGCCCCGCACACATTTGACCGCGTGTTGCTGGATGCGCCTTGCTCGGGCCTCGGGGTTATTCGCCGCAAACCGGAAATGAAATGGCGCAAGACGGATGCGGATATCGAGGGTCTTACAAAAATTCAGCTTTCCCTCCTGAAAGCCGCGGCGCCGCTTGTAAAGCCCGGCGGAATTCTCGTTTACAGCACGTGCACGACCGTACCGGCTGAAAATGAAGAAATGGTGCGTACTTTTTTAGCGGAAGCGCCCGAGTTTGCCGAGGACGACGAATTGCCGCGGCTGATGCCTGCCGATGTATGGAACAAAGCCGGATTCGGCGCCGGGATGCTAAAGATCACGCCGGATTTATGGCAAACCGACGGTTTTTTTATCGCGCGGCTGCGCAAACAAACCGGCTGAAACGCTATTGCGGCACTATTATCGGGCGCTTTTAACGAATGCTGTGTCTTTTTCAAGATTGTGATAAAATAAAACGGACAAGCTTATGAATTTATATTTAGGTGTGATGGAATGAAACCGTTCATCTACGATTTGCCTCCGGATGCGCTCAAACAATGGATCAAAAGGGCGGGTGAACCGTCTTTTCGCGCTGAGCAAATATTTGATTGGTTGTATGTGAAGCGGGTTTCCCATTTTTCCGCGATGACCAATTTGCCGAAGGCGCTTCGCGCAAGGCTGGACGAACATTTTCAATTTGTCGCGCTGACGGAGATTACCCGGTTTACATCCAGGGACGGAACGGTCAAATTTTTATTCAATCTTCACGACAATCATGCGATTGAAACGGTGATCATGCGCCATGACTACGGCAACAGCGTTTGCGTTACGACGCAGGTTGGCTGCCGCATGGGCTGTACGTTCTGCGCCTCTACGCTGGGAGGGTTAAAGCGCGATCTTACGCCCGGCGAAATCGTCGCGCAAGTCGTGCAGGCACAGCGCATGCTGGATGCGACGGGCGAGCGGGTGAGCAACGTCGTGGTGATGGGAATCGGCGAACCGTTTGAAAATTACGACGCAACCATGACGTTTATCCGCATCATCACCCACGCACAAGGCCTGAATATCGGGCAGCGCCATATTACCGTGTCGACAAGCGGCATCGTGCCGAATATATACCGTTTCGCCGACGAGGGCCTGCAAGTAAGCCTGGCGATTTCGCTCCACGCTCCCAACGATGAACTGCGTTCCAGGCTGATGCCGGTCAACCGCCGCTTTCATTTTGCCGATCTGTTGGCCGCCTGCAAGTATTATGGCGAAAAGACGGGACGCCGAATCTCGTTCGAATACGCGCTGATCGGCGGCGTTAATGATCGCCCGGAACATGCGGAAGAGCTGGCGCAAGTGTTGAACAGTCTCCATATTCCTTGTCATGTCAACCTGATTCCGGTCAATTATGTGCCGGAACGAAATTATGTGCGTACGCCCCGCAACCAAATATTCGATTTCCACCGCATTTTGGAAAAACACAACATCAACGCGACGATTCGCCGCGAGCAAGGCGCGGACATTGAAGCGGCGTGCGGCCAACTGCGGGCGAAACATATGCAGTCCAGTACGAGGTGAACATTGTAGATGAAAACAGCCAGCAAGTCGGATACCGGATTGGTTCGATTGGTTAACGAAGACCGCGCCGTTGTGCAGCACGATTTGCACGGCTTTACATTGGCAATCGTCGCCGACGGCATGGGCGGGCATCAGGCGGGCGATATCGCGAGCCAACTGGCCATTGAAACCGTGCAATCGGAACTGCAGCATATCGACAGCGGTTTGGGACTGTCCGCGTGTGCCGCGGAGCTTGCCGCGGCGGTGCGTACGGCGAACCGGAAAGTGTTCGACCTTGCGTCCAGCGAGGATTTGTATCAAGGCATGGGGACAACGATCGTGGCGGCGCTCGCGACTAGCGAGATCATCATTGTCGCGCATATCGGCGACAGCCGCGCTTACTTGTTTTCCGCCGATCAGGTGACGCAGCTGACCGAGGACCATTCGCTGGTCAACGAATTGGTCAAATCCGGGCAAATTTCCCCGGAGGAGGCCAACTCGCATCCGCGCAAAAACGTGTTGACGCGCGCGCTGGGAACGGAAGAAAATGTGGAAGTGGAAATCTCGCAGCACAAATGGAAAAAAGGCGATATCGTCCTCATGTGCAGTGACGGACTCAGCAATTTGGTTGATGAAGAAACGATTAAATCCGCCGTATATGCCGAAGCAGACCTTGAGCAAAAAGCGAGCCGGCTGGTGGCAAGCGCTTTGGAAGCCGGCGGGGACGATAATATTACGGTCGTGTTGTTGGAAAACGACGAGAGCGGCCGCAATGGGGAGGGATAAAGGCATGATCGGACATATATTGGGCGGTAGATATGAAATATTGGAACGCATTGGCGGCGGCGGGATGGCATTGGTCTATAAAGCTTTTGACAAATTGCTGAACCGCAAAGTCGCGGTGAAGGTGCTGCGCCAGCAGTTCGTGAATGACGAGGACTTTATCCGCCGTTTTCGCAGAGAAGCGCAGGCGGCCGCTTCCCTTTCGCATCCGAATGTAGTCAGCATTTACGACGTAGGTCAGGAAAACGACACGCATTATATTGTTATGGAATATGTCGAAGGCAAGACGTTGAATGAGATGATCAAAGAACGCGCGCCGCTGCAGGTGGAAGAGGCGGTCCACATTGCCGCGCAGATTTGCGATGCGTTGGATCACGCCCATCATAATCAAATCATTCATCGGGATATTAAACCGCATAATATTTTAATAGGGAAAAACGGCAGGGTGAAAGTGACCGATTTTGGAATCGCCCGCGCCGCGACGTCTTCGGATATTACGCAAACAGGCTCGGTGATCGGGTCCGTGCATTATTTTTCGCCCGAACACGCGAAAGGTGTGGCGCAAGGAGCCAAATCGGACATTTATTCGCTCGGAATCGTCATGTACCAGATGCTGACGGGCAGGCTGCCGTTTCATGGCGAAAGCCCGATCAGCGTGGCGCTGAAGCATTTGCAGGAAGACGTGG
The window above is part of the Bacilli bacterium genome. Proteins encoded here:
- a CDS encoding Stp1/IreP family PP2C-type Ser/Thr phosphatase; translation: MKTASKSDTGLVRLVNEDRAVVQHDLHGFTLAIVADGMGGHQAGDIASQLAIETVQSELQHIDSGLGLSACAAELAAAVRTANRKVFDLASSEDLYQGMGTTIVAALATSEIIIVAHIGDSRAYLFSADQVTQLTEDHSLVNELVKSGQISPEEANSHPRKNVLTRALGTEENVEVEISQHKWKKGDIVLMCSDGLSNLVDEETIKSAVYAEADLEQKASRLVASALEAGGDDNITVVLLENDESGRNGEG
- the rlmN gene encoding 23S rRNA (adenine(2503)-C(2))-methyltransferase RlmN — its product is MKPFIYDLPPDALKQWIKRAGEPSFRAEQIFDWLYVKRVSHFSAMTNLPKALRARLDEHFQFVALTEITRFTSRDGTVKFLFNLHDNHAIETVIMRHDYGNSVCVTTQVGCRMGCTFCASTLGGLKRDLTPGEIVAQVVQAQRMLDATGERVSNVVVMGIGEPFENYDATMTFIRIITHAQGLNIGQRHITVSTSGIVPNIYRFADEGLQVSLAISLHAPNDELRSRLMPVNRRFHFADLLAACKYYGEKTGRRISFEYALIGGVNDRPEHAEELAQVLNSLHIPCHVNLIPVNYVPERNYVRTPRNQIFDFHRILEKHNINATIRREQGADIEAACGQLRAKHMQSSTR
- the fmt gene encoding methionyl-tRNA formyltransferase, translating into MGTPDFAVPCLRVLIASNHQVIAVVTQPDREKGRKRIVTPPPVKVEAIAHGIPVLQPAKLRAPEAVNEIAQLKPDLIVTAAYGQILPKRILELPAYGCINVHASLLPKYRGGAPIHHAVMNGETLTGVTIMYMAEGLDTGDMISQIAVPIDIADTTGTLHDKLSHAGARLLEKTLPDVFANSVMRVPQKDSEATYAPNIRREDEWIDWHKPDRHIYNQVRGLNPWPVAYTTLQGAIMKVWKCRIDQTPNQRNDALPGTVLAVTREGIVVACGEGCVVLTEIQPAGKKIMPAAEFCRGAHIHAGMRLGVERL
- the rsmB gene encoding 16S rRNA (cytosine(967)-C(5))-methyltransferase RsmB, with the protein product MTNRHPSSAREVALQVLVKVDRDLAYSNLLLHQAIAGQNLARIDAALVTELVYGTIQRQNTLDFYLSRFLRQGADKLELWVRVLLRLSLFQILYLDRIPPHAAVNEAVNIAKSRGHRGVAGLVNGVLRSLLREKSSLRIPQNLPADERLSLIHSHPLWLIRRWIAQYGMARTEAICAANNVPPRTSLRANALQIKREKLREKLTAAGYAAVLSEVSPDGIVVSGGGNPAQTELFRQGYFSIQDESSMLVARAVDPQPGMTVLDCCAAPGGKTTHLAERMRNVGTIWANDLHIHKKQLIEAQADRLRLSIIRATVGDAARLGERFAPHTFDRVLLDAPCSGLGVIRRKPEMKWRKTDADIEGLTKIQLSLLKAAAPLVKPGGILVYSTCTTVPAENEEMVRTFLAEAPEFAEDDELPRLMPADVWNKAGFGAGMLKITPDLWQTDGFFIARLRKQTG